Proteins from one Syngnathus scovelli strain Florida chromosome 9, RoL_Ssco_1.2, whole genome shotgun sequence genomic window:
- the LOC125975305 gene encoding inactive phospholipase C-like protein 2, giving the protein MAEFEEDGVSLLDHAGAEVGVQAAVKMPGEGSVSNGDCGMCEDNMVDQGSDSVEASVEPDNKADMPRRSSIIKDSSRQRKERKKTVSFSSMPTEKKMSSASDCITAMVEGSELKKVRSNSRVYHRYFLLDADMQSLRWEPSKKESDKAKIDVKSIKEVRTGKNTDTFRTNGTYDQISEDCAFSVIFGENYESLDLVANTADVANTWITGLRYLISYGKHTLNMIESTQNNMRSSWLGELFSEARGDNSQQITICAAVQLVKKLNPGLKNVKIELKFKELHKVKDKAGSQVTRDEFIEVFHDLCTRPEIYFLFVQFSSNKEFLDTKDLMIFLEAEQGMAQVSEDTSAEVIQKYEPSKEGRLRGWLSLDGFTNYLLSPECHIFDPEHKTVCQDMKQPLSHYYINASHNTYLIEDQFRGPSDVTGYIRALKMGCRSVELDVWDGPDNEPVIYTGHTMTSQIVFRSVIDVVNKYAFVASEFPLILCLENHCSLMQQKVMFQHLKKILGDKLSLDPPKPDDCYLPSPADLKGKILLKGKKLGTNCTATEGEVTDEDEGAEMSQRMSIDSPEQQTVAPKKFQLSKDLSDLVTLCKSVEFKDFPTSFQGQKHWELCSFNEVFAGRCASDFPGDFVNYNKKFLARVYPSPMRIDSSNMNPQDFWKCGCQIVAMNYQTPGLMMDLNIGWFRQNGNCGYVLRPSIMREQVSYFSANTKDSVPGVSPQLLHIKIISGQNFPKPKGSGAKGDVVDPYVYVEIHGIPADCAEQRTKTVNQNGDNPLFDESFEFQINLPELAMVRFVVLDDDYIGDEFIGQYTIPFECLQAGFRHIPLQSLTGEVLPHTLLFVHVAITNRRGGGKPHKRGLSVRKAKKNREYASMRVLLVKALDDVFKTATPPLREATDLRENMQNAVVSFKELCGLSAVANLKQCILALSPRLSAQESGPLLLFNLADHYPVMEPQGLLPEVLKKVVTTYDLVIQTSKTLLENSDGVYERILQTQKAAMQFHQNLHDLAVKEGLKGRKLHKAVESFTWNITILKGQADLLKHARGEVQENLKQIHYAALTCDLGKGRPASGSFDSKSSRRSMEAIPEKATAEAELTDDDDDQDI; this is encoded by the exons GACTCGTCGAGACAGCGTAAGGAGAGGAAGAAGACGGTGTCGTTCAGCAGCATGCCCACCGAGAAGAAGATGAGCAGCGCCAGCGACTGCATCACCGCCATGGTGGAAGGCTCCGAGCTGAAGAAGGTGCGCTCCAACTCGCGCGTCTACCACCGCTACTTCCTGCTGGACGCCGACATGCAGTCCCTGCGTTGGGAGCCCTCCAAGAAGGAGTCGGACAAAGCCAAAATCGACGTCAAGTCCATCAAGGAGGTTCGCACGGGGAAGAACACGGACACTTTTCGAACCAACGGGACTTACGACCAGATCTCGGAGGACTGCGCCTTCTCGGTTATCTTTGGCGAGAACTACGAGTCGCTGGACTTGGTGGCCAATACCGCCGACGTAGCCAACACCTGGATTACCGGCTTGAGGTATCTGATCTCCTACGGGAAGCATACGCTGAACATGATCGAGAGCACTCAGAATAACATGCGTTCGTCGTGGCTGGGTGAACTTTTCAGCGAAGCCCGCGGCGACAACAGTCAACAAATCACAATTTGCGCTGCTGTGCAGCTGGTCAAAAAGTTGAACCCGGGACTTAAAAATGTGAAAATCGAGCTCAAGTTCAAAGAGCTCCACAAAGTCAAGGACAAGGCGGGCTCTCAGGTGACGAGAGACGAGTTCATCGAGGTCTTCCACGACCTCTGCACCAGGCCGGAAATCTATTTTCTCTTTGTCCAGTTCTCCAGCAACAAGGAGTTTTTGGACACCAAGGATTTGATGATTTTCCTGGAGGCGGAGCAAGGCATGGCGCAAGTCAGCGAGGACACCAGCGCCGAGGTCATCCAGAAGTACGAGCCATCCAAAGAGGGTCGGCTCAGAGGCTGGCTCTCTCTGGACGGCTTCACTAACTACCTTCTTTCTCCGGAGTGCCACATATTCGACCCGGAGCACAAAACGGTGTGCCAAGACATGAAGCAGCCCTTGTCCCACTACTACATCAACGCATCTCACAACACGTACCTGATAGAAGATCAGTTCAGGGGTCCTTCAGACGTGACGGGTTACATCCGAGCCTTGAAAATGGGCTGTCGCAGCGTGGAGCTGGACGTCTGGGACGGACCCGACAACGAGCCGGTCATTTACACGGGTCACACCATGACCTCGCAGATTGTGTTTCGCAGCGTCATCGACGTGGTCAACAAGTACGCCTTTGTGGCGTCGGAGTTCCCGCTGATCCTGTGTttggagaaccactgctctttgATGCAGCAGAAGGTCATGTTTCAGCACCTGAAGAAGATCCTGGGGGATAAGCTCAGCCTGGATCCCCCCAAACCCGACGACTGCTACCTCCCGTCCCCCGCCGATCTGAAGGGGAAGATCTTGCTGAAGGGCAAGAAACTCGGAACTAACTGCACCGCCACCGAGGGCGAGGTGACGGACGAGGACGAGGGCGCCGAGATGTCGCAGAGAATGAGCATCGACTCGCCGGAGCAACAGACGGTCGCGCCTAAGAAGTTCCAGCTCTCAAAGGACCTCTCCGACCTGGTCACCTTGTGCAAGTCGGTGGAGTTCAAGGACTTCCCCACGTCCTTCCAAGGCCAGAAGCACTGGGAGCTCTGCTCCTTCAACGAGGTCTTTGCCGGCCGCTGCGCCAGCGACTTTCCCGGGGACTTTGTCAACTACAACAAGAAGTTCCTGGCCCGGGTTTACCCGAGTCCCATGCGGATCGACTCCAGCAACATGAACCCGCAGGACTTCTGGAAGTGCGGTTGCCAGATCGTGGCAATGAACTACCAGACTCCGGGTCTGATGATGGACCTGAACATCGGCTGGTTCCGGCAGAACGGGAACTGCGGCTACGTCCTGCGGCCGTCCATTATGCGCGAGCAGGTGTCCTATTTCAGTGCCAACACAAAAGATTCCGTGCCTGGCGTCTCGCCGCAACTCTTGCACATTAAGATCATCAGCGGGCAGAACTTTCCCAAACCCAAAGGCTCGGGCGCCAAAGGGGACGTGGTGGACCCCTACGTCTACGTGGAGATCCACGGCATCCCCGCCGACTGCGCCGAGCAAAGGACTAAGACGGTCAACCAGAACGGGGACAACCCGCTCTTCGACGAGAGCTTCGAGTTTCAAATCAACCTGCCCGAGCTGGCCATGGTTCGCTTCGTGGTGCTGGACGACGACTACATCGGCGACGAGTTCATCGGCCAGTACACCATCCCCTTCGAGTGCCTGCAAGCGGGTTTCCGCCACATTCCGCTGCAGTCGCTGACGGGCGAGGTCTTGCCGCACACCTTGCTCTTCGTCCACGTGGCCATCACCAACCGGAGGGGAGGCGGCAAGCCCCACAAGAGAGGCCTGTCGGTGCGCAAGGCCAAGAAGAACCGGGAGTACGCCAGCATGAGGGTGCTGCTCGTCAAGGCGCTGGACGACGTCTTCAAGACGGCCACTCCGCCGCTGAGGGAGGCCACGGACCTCCGAGAAAACATGCAG AACGCCGTGGTGTCCTTTAAAGAACTgtgcggcctttcggcggtggctAATCTCAAGCAGTGCATCCTGGCGCTGTCCCCTCGACTTAGCGCGCAGGAGAGCGGACCTCTTCTACTCTTCAACCTGGCTGACCACTATCCAGTCATGGAGCCTCAAGGTTTGCTCCCAGAGGTCCTCAAAAAGGTGGTCACCACTTATGACCTG GTGATCCAGACCAGCAAGACTCTCCTGGAGAACTCTGACGGGGTCTACGAACGGATCctccaaacccaaaaagccg CTATGCAGTTCCACCAGAACCTCCATGACTTGGCGGTGAAGGAAGGTCTGAAGGGTCGCAAGCTTCATAAGGCCGTGGAGAGCTTCACGTGGAACATTACCATCCTCAAG GGCCAGGCGGACCTCCTAAAACACGCCCGCGGCGAAGTGCAGGAGAACCTGAAGCAGATTCATTACGCAGCACTAACGTGCGACCTTGGCAAAGGACGACCGGCGAGCGGCTCGTTCGACTCTAAAAGTAGCCGACGCAGCATGGAGGCCATCCCCGAGAAGGCCACGGCCGAGGCGGAGCTCACAGATGATGACGATGACCAAGACATTTGA